The genomic stretch CTTCTTCACGAtgttgttgtattttttttttttttttttttttttttttttttttttttttttttacttcggATTCACCGTTTCTCGAACTACCAACCATAGGCTTTGAGTTCAAGTTTAGGATTAACTAATTGTAAAGATCGGTTtaaataaagatttactttatttgtttCGCCCATCGCACGATTGATGgagagttttttctttttcttttgaaccTTAAAATGactgagaaaaaaataaaaaaactcctTTCTTATCGTATAATGAAGCTATAcctattgctttttttttttttacttcttctcAGTGTATGGCTTTTAGGCCATCATTGTATCCTAACAAGCGGCTGCTTCGAGATCGAAAGGGAGGCACTCCTTACCTTCAAAGCTGGTATTATTGATACCGGCGGTCGATTGTCTTCATGGGCCGGTCGGGATTGTTGTAGCACTTGGAAGGGAGTAGTTTGCGACAACAACACCGGCCACATTGTGAAGCTCAACCTTCAAAACAATTATAACTGCGATGCCAATTCATCCGATTGTGCCCTGCGCGGTGAGATCAATCCATCTTTACTTGTTTTAAGTCATTTAAGTCGCCTTGATCTTAGTCGGAATGATTTTGGTGGAATCTCTATCCCGAAATTTATCGGTTCATTAAAAAGCTTGATGCATCTTGATCTCTCTATTTCTAATTTCAGTGGTAAAATACCTGAGCAACTTGGCAACCTATCTAATCTTCGCTATCTTGACCTCTCTAAGTCAGACTTCCTATGTACAACACCTGCTCAGCTCAATAATCTGTCTCGCCTGCATACTCTGAATTTGAGTGACGCTTTTGCTTCCTACAAACCTTGTGTCGATAACCTTTCATGGCTCTCTCGGTTGTCTTCTATGAGGGTTCTTGATTTAAGCTTCCAAAACCTATCCGATGCTACAGATTGGTTAGAAGTAGTAAACACGTTGCATTTTCTAACAGAATTGTTTTTATCGGGAAGTCGTCTTACTAACATTCCAACATCTCTTTCTCATGTCAACTTTACATCCCTGAAATTTCTTGATATTAGTGATAATGGTCCTTTCAATACCACTCTACCAACTTGGCTGTGGAATCTCACCAAGCTTTCCTATCTTGATCTTCGATATTCTGGACTTCATGGGAAGATCCCAGACTCCCTTGGAAACTTAACTTCTTTGAACATGCTATTGCTAGGATCTAATGATTTTGACGGTAGCATACCTAGATCAATTCAAAATATGTGCAATTTAGTAAGTATAGATTTTAGTTCTATTGGCATCGGCGGAGATATTGCAGAGTTGGTAGGGCCGTTGCATTGCTCCTGGAAGAATATGGAGGAACTAGCGTTAGAAAATAATAAGCTTCACGGGAGTTTATTTGGATGGCTAGAGGAGATGAAGAATCTAAGCGTTCTTGATCTCAGCAATAATTCACTAGCAGGGCCTATTCCTAGTGGAATTGGGAGACTCTCAAATTTGCTATGGTTAGACCTCTCTTATAATTCCTTGCAAGGTGTCATATCTGAAGCTCATTTTGCCAACCTATCAAACTTGAAGATCTTGTTCCTAAAATCAAATTCTTTGATCATTGACGTGGATAACAAGTGGATTCCTCCGTTTCAACTTCAAAATCTTGctttagattcttgtcaattttcGCATCCTCAATTTCCAGCGTGGCTTCGATGGCAAATGCAAATTTACGATCTAACTCTGTCCAACACAGGGATCAGAGACACTGTGCCCGAATGGTTTTGGAATTTACCATATGAATACTTAGATCTCTCTCATAATCAGATTAGAGGCAAGTTGCCCCTGTCCTTGCAATTGACAATCCTAGAATGGCTTATTTTGAGGTCTAACAAACTTGAAGGCCCAATTCCATCTTTGCCAAATTCGCTTCAAGTATTAGATCTCTCAGAAAATTCTATATCAGGACCCTTCCTCTCACCAATCTCGAATATGTCGCAGTTAAGTTATTTGTTACTATCAAGCAATCAGATTAACGGTAGTATCCCATCTTATATatgtaaacaaaattttttggaAGTTCTGGATCTATCAAACAACTCTTTATCAGGAGAACTTCCTCAGTGCTGGAAGAATTCATCCTTTTTAATCTTGGATTTGTCGAACAACAATCTTGTTGGCGAAATTCCTTCTTCAATTGATTCACTATGCTCACTCACATCATTGCACCTCAACAATAACAACTTCTATGGAGAACTTCCTTTGGAATTGCAACATTGCAATAGTTTAGTGCTCCTTGACCTTAGTAGCAATAAATTCACGGGGGAAATTCCGACATGGATAGGTGAAAACCTAGAGTATCTAGCAATACTGCAGCTGAGGTCAAATATGTTTGTGGGCGAAATTCCTTCGGAACTTGCACAACTCACCTACCTCCAATTCTTGGATCTTTCACATAACAATTTGACAGGATCAATACCACGTTCTTTTGGTAATTTCAGAGCTATGATATATAATACAACTCAGCATGATGGAAATATATATACTGTTGATGAGACGCTCTTTACAGCCATT from Ananas comosus cultivar F153 unplaced genomic scaffold, ASM154086v1, whole genome shotgun sequence encodes the following:
- the LOC109704111 gene encoding receptor like protein 30-like, whose protein sequence is MKLYLLLFFFLLLLSVWLLGHHCILTSGCFEIEREALLTFKAGIIDTGGRLSSWAGRDCCSTWKGVVCDNNTGHIVKLNLQNNYNCDANSSDCALRGEINPSLLVLSHLSRLDLSRNDFGGISIPKFIGSLKSLMHLDLSISNFSGKIPEQLGNLSNLRYLDLSKSDFLCTTPAQLNNLSRLHTLNLSDAFASYKPCVDNLSWLSRLSSMRVLDLSFQNLSDATDWLEVVNTLHFLTELFLSGSRLTNIPTSLSHVNFTSLKFLDISDNGPFNTTLPTWLWNLTKLSYLDLRYSGLHGKIPDSLGNLTSLNMLLLGSNDFDGSIPRSIQNMCNLVSIDFSSIGIGGDIAELVGPLHCSWKNMEELALENNKLHGSLFGWLEEMKNLSVLDLSNNSLAGPIPSGIGRLSNLLWLDLSYNSLQGVISEAHFANLSNLKILFLKSNSLIIDVDNKWIPPFQLQNLALDSCQFSHPQFPAWLRWQMQIYDLTLSNTGIRDTVPEWFWNLPYEYLDLSHNQIRGKLPLSLQLTILEWLILRSNKLEGPIPSLPNSLQVLDLSENSISGPFLSPISNMSQLSYLLLSSNQINGSIPSYICKQNFLEVLDLSNNSLSGELPQCWKNSSFLILDLSNNNLVGEIPSSIDSLCSLTSLHLNNNNFYGELPLELQHCNSLVLLDLSSNKFTGEIPTWIGENLEYLAILQLRSNMFVGEIPSELAQLTYLQFLDLSHNNLTGSIPRSFGNFRAMIYNTTQHDGNIYTVDETLFTAIDYSNNLLVVIKGEEYQYSTTIYLLKVMDLSNNNLSGQIPEEIVALGLLQSLNLSGNHLTGMIPERLGDMRSLESLDLSLNELQGAIPQSLSALTFLSLLNLSYNNLSGRIPTGNQLSTLDNSSIYIGNAYLCGPPTEKNCSENETMPNVVGDDYNGSESTWPYLSMGLGFVAGFWAVCGILIFKESWSSTYFQMIDRLYDKIYVIIAISMRRLNRNMQG